Proteins from a genomic interval of Medicago truncatula cultivar Jemalong A17 chromosome 3, MtrunA17r5.0-ANR, whole genome shotgun sequence:
- the LOC11441540 gene encoding cytochrome P450 71D11, with amino-acid sequence MAHHILNLFTLFTIFMFMIIALKIRSHYKKYASSTKNIPPGPWKLPILGNILNLVTTNPPRKLRDLAKKYGPLMHLQLGEIFFIVVSSPEVAREVLKTHDIIFASRPHLLVLEIVSYNSTDIAFSPYGDYWRQLRKICAIELLSTRRVKSLWPKRQKEINSLLNKIDANEGSEFNLTQEVISMLYTFTSKAAFGKKYLEQEEFLSVVKQLIKLAGGFYLGDLFPSAQWIQTLSGMKPKLKKLSQQVDRILGHIINDHKEAMSKRAKEGLAEVEEDLIDCLLKFEDSGSDMGFNLTTDNIKAIILDVFAAGSETSASTIIWAMAEMMKDQRVLKKAQAEVREGFDRSGRVDEATIDEFKYLKAVIKESLRLHPSVPLLLPRECGQACEINGYYIPVKSRVLVNAWAIGRDPKYWNDPDKFYPERFIDSSIDFKGTNFEYIPFGAGRRICPGMNYGMANVEQVLALILYHFDWKLPNGIKNEELELIEEFGAAMSRKGDLYLIPIISHPLLVT; translated from the exons ATGGCTCATCATATTCTCAACTTGTTCACCCTTTTCACTATTTTTATGTTCATGATCATTGCACTAAAAATTAGAAGTCATTACAAAAAATATGCTTCAAGTACTAAAAATATACCTCCTGGGCCATGGAAGTTACCCATTTTAGGAAATATTCTCAATCTTGTTACAACAAACCCACCTAGAAAATTAagagatttagcaaaaaaatatggACCCTTGATGCATCTACAACTTGGTGAGAtatttttcattgttgtttcctcaCCAGAAGTTGCAAGGGAGGTCTTGAAAACTcatgatattatatttgcatCAAGGCCTCATCTTCTAGTCTTGGAGATAGTATCTTACAATTCAACAGATATAGCTTTTTCACCTTATGGTGATTATTGGAGACAACTTAGAAAGATTTGTGCTATTGAGCTTTTAAGCACAAGACGAGTCAAATCTCTTTGGCCAAAAAGACAGAAAGAGATCAATTCGCTCTTAAACAAGATTGATGCAAATGAAGGATCAGAATTCAATCTTACTCAAGAAGTTATTTCAATGTTGTATACATTTACTTCAAAGGCTGCATTTGGTAAGAAATATTTGGAACAAGAAGAATTCTTATCagttgtaaaacaactcataaaaCTTGCTGGAGGGTTCTACCTTGGTGACTTGTTTCCTTCAGCTCAATGGATTCAAACTCTCTCTGGAATGAAGCCTAAGCTTAAGAAGTTAAGCCAACAAGTAGACAGGATACTAGGACATATAATCAATGACCACAAAGAGGCAATGTCAAAAAGAGCAAAAGAAGGTTTGGCCGAAGTAGAGGAAGATTTGATCGATTGTCTTTTAAAATTTGAGGACAGTGGCAGTGATATGGGATTTAATTTAACTACTGATAATATCAAAGCTATAATTCTG GATGTCTTCGCTGCTGGAAGTGAGACTTCCGCAAGTACAATTATTTGGGCAATGGCTGAGATGATGAAGGATCAAAGAGTTTTGAAGAAAGCACAAGCTGAAGTAAGAGAGGGATTTGATAGGAGTGGAAGGGTTGATGAAGCTACAATTGACGAGTTCAAATATTTGAAAGCAGTAATCAAAGAGTCACTAAGACTACACCCTTCTGTTCCACTCCTTCTTCCAAGAGAGTGTGGACAAGCTTGTGAGATTAATGGTTATTACATACCTGTAAAAAGTAGAGTCCTCGTTAATGCTTGGGCCATTGGACGGGATCCTAAATATTGGAATGACCCCGATAAGTTTTATCCTGAGAGGTTTATTGATAGTTCTATTGATTTCAAAGGAACTAATTTTGAGTACATTCCATTTGGTGCTGGAAGGAGAATTTGTCCTGGCATGAATTATGGTATGGCAAATGTTGAGCAAGTCCTTGCACTCATATTGTATCATTTTGATTGGAAACTTCCCaatggaataaaaaatgaggaaCTAGAGTTGATAGAGGAGTTTGGAGCTGCTATGTCAAGAAAGGGTGATCTTTACTTGATTCCAATCATTTCTCATCCTTTACTTGTAACATGA